One Flammeovirga agarivorans DNA window includes the following coding sequences:
- a CDS encoding PP2C family protein-serine/threonine phosphatase yields the protein MACIVSWLLLLMIGVREQYLTDYNIPHAPFPSFVKGLILNIWIISSYFIIWLFFQPKERDFQGLLWQIFVVALLSTLLSMGVNLLLTWLRDEMKYNLPFLYAIFFHVEFTLLMTLLISTFVTWKKLILFEQTRFTHYTWLLFEIFLGITMLAHFFRIGTIDVYFKIPIFFLTVWILVISVNVRWVPHLNFQQKIQGIFKLAFIMLALSYFVASFQFYFYEQSLISDDLIKNLFPLTLLIFVFVYAASSTLFMLFSLPTSSVFEKKEQEISSFRDLSLAVRDGKKDADVYKVLLNSSLKSIQADAGWIMDNDYHVKVVTGITEEDIKIVLQDLRDASYEGQAPSKLNFQPYFKKENANRNYRSILALPIIVDQEVKGSLILVKRLHNSIDSVMQATVSTYVAQAGIALFNLDLLSKAVKNEVYKNSMQIAKQTQEALMPKSLEINENIEVYVTWEPAIVVGGDYYDMHRLNDNEVSFIIADVSGKGPKAAFNMAQMKGIYQSLAREENILPSEFFTKANAALTGCIQRDTFITATYLHVNTEEKKVDFARAGHCPTLYYNAESREATFLDNRGLGLGIVRNNSYKKFIHNHEIKYNHGDLLVLYTDGITEARSKNGVDEYGYEHMQTIIENNNNLPLKEIANKILEDIYAFMGKKAMDDDFTLLLIRL from the coding sequence TAAGCTGGCTTTTATTGCTAATGATTGGTGTAAGAGAACAGTATCTAACCGATTATAATATTCCTCATGCTCCATTCCCTTCTTTTGTAAAAGGTTTAATTCTGAACATCTGGATTATTAGTTCTTATTTTATTATTTGGCTTTTCTTTCAACCAAAAGAGCGTGATTTCCAAGGGTTGCTCTGGCAGATATTTGTGGTCGCATTACTTTCCACATTGCTGTCTATGGGTGTAAATCTTTTGCTCACATGGCTTAGGGATGAGATGAAATACAACCTCCCCTTCCTTTATGCCATATTCTTCCATGTAGAATTCACCTTATTGATGACACTGCTTATCAGTACTTTTGTCACCTGGAAGAAGCTTATTCTCTTTGAGCAAACTCGATTTACACACTATACATGGCTACTGTTTGAGATCTTTTTAGGGATCACAATGCTAGCTCACTTCTTTAGAATTGGAACAATTGACGTCTACTTCAAGATTCCAATTTTCTTCTTAACAGTATGGATTTTAGTTATTTCTGTGAATGTAAGATGGGTACCCCACCTCAACTTCCAACAGAAGATTCAAGGTATTTTTAAGCTGGCATTTATCATGTTAGCCTTAAGTTATTTTGTGGCTAGTTTCCAATTTTACTTTTATGAGCAGTCTTTAATTTCGGATGATTTAATTAAAAACCTCTTCCCACTTACATTATTGATTTTTGTTTTTGTCTACGCAGCATCTTCAACATTATTTATGCTGTTTAGTTTACCTACCTCTTCGGTATTTGAGAAAAAAGAACAAGAAATCAGTAGTTTTAGAGATTTAAGTTTAGCGGTTCGAGATGGTAAAAAAGATGCTGATGTATACAAAGTACTTCTCAATAGTTCTCTAAAAAGTATACAAGCAGATGCCGGCTGGATCATGGATAATGATTACCATGTGAAAGTTGTCACAGGAATTACAGAAGAAGACATCAAAATTGTATTACAAGACTTAAGAGATGCTAGTTATGAAGGTCAGGCACCTTCGAAACTAAATTTCCAGCCTTACTTCAAAAAAGAAAACGCTAATAGGAATTATAGATCTATACTTGCACTTCCTATCATTGTTGATCAAGAAGTAAAAGGGTCATTGATTCTTGTAAAACGACTTCATAATTCTATCGATTCAGTAATGCAAGCAACTGTTAGTACATACGTTGCTCAAGCTGGTATCGCCTTATTCAATTTAGACTTACTCTCTAAGGCCGTCAAAAATGAGGTATACAAAAACTCAATGCAGATTGCTAAGCAAACGCAAGAAGCCTTAATGCCAAAGAGTCTAGAAATCAATGAAAATATAGAAGTGTATGTCACTTGGGAACCTGCTATTGTTGTGGGTGGTGACTATTATGATATGCACCGTCTAAATGATAATGAAGTAAGTTTTATTATTGCTGACGTATCTGGAAAAGGCCCTAAAGCTGCTTTCAATATGGCTCAAATGAAAGGTATTTACCAATCTTTAGCAAGGGAGGAGAATATTTTACCAAGCGAATTCTTCACCAAAGCAAATGCAGCCTTAACAGGATGTATACAAAGAGATACCTTTATTACTGCCACATACCTTCATGTAAATACAGAAGAGAAGAAAGTAGATTTTGCTAGAGCAGGACACTGTCCTACATTATACTATAATGCAGAAAGTAGAGAAGCAACTTTCTTGGACAACAGAGGACTTGGACTTGGTATAGTTAGAAACAATTCTTACAAAAAGTTCATCCATAATCACGAAATAAAATACAACCATGGTGACTTGCTTGTTTTATATACTGATGGTATTACTGAAGCAAGAAGTAAAAATGGTGTAGATGAATATGGTTACGAGCACATGCAAACCATCATCGAAAATAACAACAACTTACCATTAAAAGAGATTGCCAATAAAATCTTAGAAGACATTTATGCTTTTATGGGTAAGAAAGCGATGGACGATGATTTCACACTCTTACTCATCAGACTATAG